Genomic segment of Betaproteobacteria bacterium:
GCTTCTGAATTGGCAAGCCCCATGCCACCGATGCGCAGGCGGGCCGGGCGCCAGTCTTTAACGGCTACACAATATGCGAAGTAAATGAAAGTGCGAAAAAATTTTCCGCCGGCACAGAAAGGCCTGCGGCCGGGACTACGGGTCAGAGGCCGATCGAACGCCCTCGTGATGCCGGTAGTAAGTGCCGTGGAGTGTCAGAAGGAACGTGACGTGGTAAAACCAGGACTGAGTGCTGAGGACTGAGTAAAGGCGGGAATTGCAGGACTTGAGACGCAGACGTCCGGACCGGGCAAAAGCGTGAAGCAAGACCGATGTCCTTGGGCCCTTACTCAGTCCTCAGCACTTGTGGTCGAAGGCCGGTTATGGCGCAGCCGGTTATGGTCGAAGACCGGTATCCCCTGGAATCCTTCGGAATCCCGCGGGCGTTACTCGTCCCCTGCTATTCGTTCCTTCTCGGCATGAATGTTATGTCATCGCGGCGCTGATTCCCTTGAATCCTTCCTGCCTAACATGCCAGCCTGATTAGGCTGGCCGTGAATGTCGTGCCCCACAAGGGGATTCCGCAAGGGATTCCACAGGATTCCAGGGGATACCGGTCTTCGACCATAACCGGCTGCGCCATAACCGGTCGTCGACCATAACCGGGCGTTCGCCCATAAATATCGTGAGGATCGTGAATTTCGTGAAGACCTTGGCCGAGCGCGCGCTCGCGACGGAATTAACGCCCGCGCTTCGGCTCGAAAGCGGTAATGACCGCCTGGACGAGCTGGCGGGCGAAGCCGGCATCCAGCTTGGCATGCTGCACCAGCAGCCGGAACCAAACCGGTCCGAACAGCATGTCGGTCATGAGTTCCAGGTCGGCACCCTTGGTGATCTCGCCGCGTTCGACCCCGCGCTGCAGGATCTCCCGGGTGGCGGCGCGGCGCTTGGAGATGAAGGCCACGCGGAGGATCTTGTTGAAGTCGGCATCGAGTACCGCGTCCGCCATGAGGCCGCGCATGATCGCGCCGTAGTCCTTGGAGAGGCGCTTGAATCCGGCATTCATGAACACGTCCAGGTCCTCGCGCAGCGATCCGCGATCCGGGGTCGGCACCAGGTCGGCGGCATGGTTGGCGAAGGCCTCGAGGATGAGCTCGGCGCGCGACCCCCACCATCTATAGATGGTCTGCTTGCCGACGCCGGCATGGCGGGCGACGCCTTCGATGGTGACGGCGTTGTAGCCGTCCTTCTGCATGAGCTGCAGCACCGCATCGAGGATCGCGCCGTGGCATTCCGTACTGCGCGGCCTGCCGCGTAACGCTTTGGCGTCGTCGTCGAGGATTTCAGTCGTGGCGGATTTGGGCATAGTCCGGCTCTTCCTGGGTCGATTGTAACGAAGTGTATTTTACAAAACGGTCCGTCTCGTTTTAAGATGGGCTTCTGAACCGTGGCGTCTCGTTAACCAGGCGCCATCATATCACCCGCTCCCGCCGCCACGAGCACGATCGCTCCCGGCGGCGAAACCAGTTCGAAAGGCGTCCCAACCATGTGGATAGTCACCCTTGCCCTGCGCCGCCCCTACACCTTCGTGGTGATGGCGCTGCTCATCCTGATCCTCGGCATCGTCGCCATCCGCAACATGGCGACCGACATCTTTCCCAAGATCAACATCCCGGTGGTCAGCATCATCTGGCAATACAGCGGCCTGCCGCCGGCCCAGTTCGAGAAATACATCACGACGTTCAGCGAATTCACGGTTTCCTCCGCCGTCAACGACGTCAAGTCGATCGAGTCGCAGACGGTGAACGGCGCGGCGCTGATCAAGATCTTCTTCCAGCCGGGAGTCGACATCGCCAACGCCGTGGCCCAGGCCACCGCCATGTCGCAGACCATCCTGCGCCGCATGCCGCCGGGCACGATCCCGCCGCTGATCCTGCAGTACGACGCTTCCAGCGTGCCGATCATCCAGTTGCTGCTGGCCAGCAACAAGCTCTCCGAAGCTCAGCTCTACGACTTCGGCCTGTATCGCGTGCGCCAAGCCATCGCTCCGGTGAAGGGTTCGCGTCTGCCGCTGCCTTTCGGCGGCAAGCCGCGCCAGATCATGGTGGACCTCGATCCGCAGGCCCTGAACGCCAGAGGCCTCAACCCGATGGACGTCACCAACGCGTTCGCCGCGCAGAACCTCAGCCTGCCCACCGGCAGCGCCAAGATCGGCACCAAGGAATACATGGTCGGGTTGAACAGCAACCCCGAGAACATCGCGGCCATGAACGACGTGCCCATCAAGAACGTCAACGGCTCGATGGTGTACGTGCGCGACGTGGCCAACGTGCGCGACGGCTTCGGCGTGCAGACCAACGTGGTGCGCAGCGAAGGCCGGCGCGGCGCGTTGCTCACCGTCCTGAAGACCGGCGGCGCCTCGACGCTGGACGTGGTGCAGGGAATCAAGGACGCGCTGCCCGCGCTGCGCGCCACCTATCCCGACATCGAGATGAAGGAATTGTTCGACCAGTCTTCGTTCGTGAAGGCTGCGGTGGACGGCGTGGTGCTCGAAGGGCTGATCGCCGCGCTGCTGACCGCCGTCATGATCCTGCTGTTCCTCGGCAGTTGGCGCAGCACGATGATCGTGACGGTGTC
This window contains:
- a CDS encoding TetR/AcrR family transcriptional regulator, with the protein product MPKSATTEILDDDAKALRGRPRSTECHGAILDAVLQLMQKDGYNAVTIEGVARHAGVGKQTIYRWWGSRAELILEAFANHAADLVPTPDRGSLREDLDVFMNAGFKRLSKDYGAIMRGLMADAVLDADFNKILRVAFISKRRAATREILQRGVERGEITKGADLELMTDMLFGPVWFRLLVQHAKLDAGFARQLVQAVITAFEPKRGR